The Halorientalis sp. IM1011 genome window below encodes:
- a CDS encoding 30S ribosomal protein S4e: protein MTKHQKRLSVPKSWPVERKTETFTVKADAGPHGEAGVPLLIVLRDVLEYADSRKEARYALNQDNVLINGKAVSDEERPVGMFDILAFTEREEYYRVFPGEGGRLALTPIDEESAGSKLGKIVNKQHIPGGDVQLTLHDGQTLTVDEDSEYGGNDSIVVDNDDGEIVAHFPYQEGELVTAVAGAHAGDIGRIEEIQITPGSSENNVLVEQEDDDGFETVEEYVVVIDENFVEGGDDE from the coding sequence ATGACGAAACATCAGAAACGACTCTCCGTCCCGAAGAGTTGGCCGGTCGAGCGCAAGACCGAGACGTTCACGGTGAAGGCAGACGCCGGTCCGCACGGCGAAGCAGGGGTCCCCCTGCTGATCGTCCTGCGGGACGTACTGGAGTACGCCGACTCCCGGAAGGAGGCCCGCTACGCCCTCAACCAGGACAACGTCCTGATCAACGGCAAGGCGGTCTCGGACGAGGAACGACCCGTCGGGATGTTCGACATCCTGGCGTTCACCGAGCGCGAGGAGTACTACCGCGTGTTCCCCGGCGAGGGCGGACGGCTCGCCCTGACGCCCATCGACGAGGAGTCGGCGGGCTCGAAGCTGGGCAAGATCGTCAACAAACAGCACATCCCCGGTGGGGACGTACAGCTGACCCTGCACGACGGCCAGACGCTGACCGTCGACGAGGACAGCGAGTACGGCGGCAACGACTCCATCGTCGTCGACAACGACGACGGGGAAATCGTGGCCCACTTCCCCTACCAGGAAGGCGAACTCGTGACGGCGGTCGCCGGCGCACACGCCGGTGACATCGGCCGGATCGAGGAGATCCAGATCACGCCGGGCAGCTCCGAGAACAACGTCCTCGTCGAGCAAGAGGACGACGACGGTTTCGAGACCGTCGAGGAGTACGTCGTCGTGATCGACGAGAACTTCGTCGAAGGAGGTGACGACGAATGA
- a CDS encoding 30S ribosomal protein S8 produces the protein MTGNDPLSNALSGLNNAESVGHLEQTVSPASNEIGSVLEVFYDRGYIDGFSFVDDGKAGEFEVELKGAINECGPVKPRYSAGADEFEKWEKRFLPARDYGTLVVTTSHGIMSHYEAREEGIGGQVIAYVY, from the coding sequence ATGACAGGCAACGATCCGCTATCCAACGCGCTCTCGGGGCTGAACAACGCCGAAAGCGTCGGACATCTGGAGCAGACGGTATCGCCCGCCTCGAACGAGATCGGCAGCGTGCTCGAGGTCTTCTACGACCGCGGGTACATCGACGGGTTCAGTTTCGTCGACGACGGCAAAGCCGGTGAGTTCGAGGTCGAACTGAAGGGTGCGATCAACGAGTGTGGCCCCGTCAAGCCCCGCTATTCGGCGGGCGCAGACGAGTTCGAGAAGTGGGAGAAGCGGTTCCTCCCCGCTCGGGACTACGGCACACTCGTCGTGACCACCAGCCACGGGATCATGAGCCACTACGAGGCCCGCGAGGAGGGCATCGGTGGCCAGGTGATCGCCTACGTATACTGA
- the rplX gene encoding 50S ribosomal protein L24 encodes MTRQPHKQRTQTERAPLHERHAEVRATLADDLREEYGQRNVRVNAGDTVEVLRGDHAGEEAEVVAVDLTDQVVHVEDVTLEKADGEEVPRPLDASNLRVTALDLEDERRQARLESEEDSA; translated from the coding sequence ATGACACGACAACCACACAAACAGCGAACCCAGACCGAGCGCGCGCCGCTGCACGAGCGCCACGCCGAGGTGCGGGCGACGCTGGCCGACGACCTCCGCGAGGAGTACGGCCAGCGAAACGTCCGCGTCAACGCGGGCGACACGGTCGAGGTCCTGCGTGGCGACCACGCCGGCGAGGAAGCCGAGGTCGTCGCCGTGGACCTGACCGATCAGGTCGTCCACGTCGAGGACGTGACGCTGGAGAAGGCGGACGGGGAGGAAGTGCCCCGGCCGCTGGACGCGTCGAACCTCCGCGTGACGGCCCTCGACCTCGAGGACGAGCGGCGGCAGGCGCGACTCGAATCGGAGGAGGATAGCGCATGA
- a CDS encoding 50S ribosomal protein L6: protein MPRTELEIPDEVSAEMDHLDLSVEGPNGSVTRRLWYPDVDVSIEDGAVVIQSENDDAKTNSTLGTFESHVRNMFHGVTEGWEYEMEVFYSHFPMKVRVENDEVVIENFLGEKAPRRTTIHGDTEVSVDGEELTLTGSDIEAVGQTAADIEQLTRVKDKDIRVFQDGVYITAKPNRGEA from the coding sequence ATGCCACGCACAGAACTCGAAATTCCGGACGAGGTAAGCGCCGAGATGGACCATCTCGACCTCAGCGTCGAGGGTCCCAACGGCAGTGTGACGCGCCGGCTCTGGTACCCGGACGTCGACGTCTCCATCGAGGATGGCGCGGTCGTCATCCAGAGCGAGAACGACGACGCCAAGACGAACTCGACGCTCGGCACCTTCGAGAGTCACGTCAGGAACATGTTCCACGGCGTGACCGAGGGCTGGGAGTACGAGATGGAAGTCTTCTACTCTCACTTCCCGATGAAGGTCCGCGTCGAGAACGACGAGGTCGTCATCGAGAACTTCCTCGGCGAGAAAGCGCCCCGGCGGACCACCATCCACGGGGACACCGAGGTCAGCGTCGACGGCGAGGAACTGACCCTGACGGGCTCGGACATCGAGGCCGTCGGCCAGACCGCCGCCGACATCGAACAGCTCACCCGGGTCAAGGACAAGGACATCCGGGTGTTCCAGGACGGCGTCTACATCACCGCGAAACCGAACCGAGGTGAGGCCTGA
- a CDS encoding ribonuclease P protein component 1: MPLTPATLTRHELIGRPVRVVAASNPDLVGIAGEVVMETTRTLSIEGSTAERVWQVPKGDATFEFDLPGGETVTVEGEQLVARPARRTERTGDSKWR; this comes from the coding sequence ATGCCACTGACACCCGCGACGCTCACGCGACACGAACTCATCGGCCGCCCGGTTCGGGTGGTCGCCGCGTCCAACCCCGATCTCGTCGGCATCGCCGGCGAGGTCGTGATGGAGACGACGCGGACCCTGTCGATAGAGGGTAGTACGGCAGAGCGGGTGTGGCAAGTGCCGAAGGGCGACGCGACGTTCGAGTTCGATCTTCCCGGCGGTGAAACGGTCACTGTCGAGGGCGAACAGTTGGTCGCGCGGCCTGCGCGGCGCACGGAACGAACAGGTGATTCGAAATGGCGCTAG
- a CDS encoding 50S ribosomal protein L5, with translation MSSESESGGDFHEMREPRIEKVVVHMGVGQGGRELANAEDILAEITDQQPVRTTATETVGEFDIREGDPIGAKVTLRDEEAESFLETAIPLVDLSKSQFDDTGNFSFGVEEHTDFPSQEYDPNIGIYGLDVTVNMVRPGYRVAKRDKASRSIPSNHRLNPDDAVAYVEAAYDVEVNE, from the coding sequence ATGAGCTCCGAGAGCGAATCCGGTGGCGACTTCCACGAGATGCGCGAACCGCGCATCGAGAAGGTCGTCGTCCACATGGGCGTCGGGCAGGGCGGTCGCGAACTGGCCAACGCCGAGGACATCCTGGCCGAGATCACGGACCAGCAGCCGGTCCGGACGACGGCCACGGAGACCGTCGGCGAGTTCGACATCCGCGAGGGTGACCCCATCGGTGCGAAGGTCACGCTGCGCGACGAGGAAGCCGAGTCGTTCCTGGAGACGGCGATTCCGCTCGTCGACCTCTCGAAGTCCCAGTTCGACGACACCGGCAACTTCAGCTTCGGTGTCGAGGAACACACGGACTTCCCGAGCCAGGAGTACGATCCGAACATCGGGATCTACGGGCTGGACGTCACGGTCAACATGGTCCGCCCCGGCTACCGGGTGGCCAAGCGTGACAAGGCCTCGCGGTCGATCCCGTCGAACCACCGACTGAACCCCGACGACGCAGTCGCGTACGTCGAGGCGGCTTACGACGTGGAGGTCAACGAATGA
- a CDS encoding 30S ribosomal protein S14 produces the protein MSESETEADAEGEETEEVRDATGEQTAKRTEQLRSCQRCGREQGLVGKYDIYLCRQCFREIARGMGFRKYS, from the coding sequence ATGAGCGAAAGCGAGACAGAAGCCGACGCCGAGGGCGAGGAGACCGAGGAGGTCCGCGACGCCACCGGCGAGCAGACGGCGAAACGCACGGAGCAACTCCGCTCTTGCCAGCGGTGTGGTCGCGAGCAGGGACTGGTCGGCAAGTACGACATCTACCTCTGTCGTCAGTGCTTCCGCGAGATCGCACGCGGCATGGGCTTCAGGAAATACTCATGA
- a CDS encoding 30S ribosomal protein S3: MADEHQFIEDGLQRTQIDEFFADELGRAGYGGMDVAKTPMGTQIVLKAEKPGMVIGKGGKNIRKVTTELEDRFNLEDPQIDVQEVEEPDLNARIVADRLANALERGWYFRKAGHTTIDRIMEAGALGAEIVLSGKVTGARSRVEKFNRGYIKHNGEPAETIVDHGQGTAVMKLGTIGVDVKIIPPNAQLPDDFRIYEDADVEDYVEDVEGESVEELLEGEPEEGDEEPSTGAPPEDADEAEPADEDVAEEVLDEEIVEEDVEVPDEEPDDVDIDELDDAIESEVDEDTEAEAEELMDEMEDEADEAEEDEQ; the protein is encoded by the coding sequence ATGGCTGACGAACACCAGTTCATCGAGGACGGCCTCCAGCGGACCCAGATCGACGAGTTCTTCGCCGACGAACTGGGCCGTGCGGGCTACGGCGGCATGGACGTCGCCAAGACGCCGATGGGGACCCAGATCGTCCTCAAGGCCGAAAAACCCGGCATGGTCATCGGCAAGGGCGGGAAGAACATCCGGAAGGTCACGACCGAACTCGAAGATCGGTTCAACCTCGAAGACCCCCAGATCGACGTTCAGGAGGTCGAAGAGCCGGACCTGAACGCCCGGATCGTCGCCGATCGCCTGGCCAACGCCCTCGAACGCGGCTGGTACTTCCGGAAGGCCGGTCACACCACGATCGACCGGATCATGGAAGCCGGCGCACTCGGGGCCGAGATCGTCCTCTCGGGCAAAGTCACGGGCGCACGCTCACGCGTGGAGAAGTTCAACCGTGGCTACATCAAGCACAACGGTGAGCCCGCAGAGACCATCGTCGACCACGGTCAGGGGACGGCGGTCATGAAGCTCGGCACGATCGGCGTGGACGTGAAGATCATCCCGCCGAACGCCCAGCTCCCCGACGACTTCCGCATCTACGAGGACGCGGACGTCGAGGACTACGTCGAAGACGTCGAGGGCGAGAGCGTCGAGGAACTCCTCGAAGGCGAACCCGAGGAGGGTGACGAGGAGCCCTCGACGGGCGCGCCGCCGGAGGACGCCGACGAGGCCGAACCGGCCGACGAGGACGTCGCCGAGGAGGTCCTCGACGAAGAGATCGTCGAGGAAGACGTCGAGGTGCCCGACGAGGAACCCGACGACGTCGACATCGACGAACTCGACGACGCCATCGAGTCCGAAGTCGACGAGGACACCGAGGCCGAAGCGGAAGAGCTGATGGACGAGATGGAAGACGAGGCCGACGAGGCCGAGGAGGATGAGCAATGA
- a CDS encoding 30S ribosomal protein S17 codes for MALGLNVERPEEACSDENCPFHGTLSVRGQTLEGEVASTDMDKTVIVEREYDVKVPKYDRFMKRRSRVPAHAPPCVDLEVGDTVRIAETRPLSKTKSHVVVERVASADATEVAAAGGDD; via the coding sequence ATGGCGCTAGGACTTAACGTAGAACGGCCGGAGGAGGCCTGCTCCGACGAGAACTGCCCGTTCCACGGCACACTCAGTGTGCGTGGGCAGACGCTCGAAGGGGAGGTCGCCTCCACGGACATGGACAAGACCGTGATCGTCGAACGCGAGTACGACGTGAAGGTGCCCAAGTACGACCGATTCATGAAGCGTCGGTCGCGCGTCCCGGCTCACGCACCCCCGTGCGTGGACCTGGAGGTGGGCGACACGGTCCGTATCGCAGAGACACGACCGCTCTCGAAGACGAAAAGCCACGTCGTCGTGGAACGCGTGGCCTCGGCGGACGCCACCGAGGTGGCCGCCGCTGGAGGTGACGACTGA
- a CDS encoding 50S ribosomal protein L22 yields MGISYSIDPDPDTTAKAMLRERQMSHKHSKAIAREIKGMTADEATEYLEAVVNEEQSVPFKSHNSGVGHRNDIDGWDAGRFPEKASEAFLDLLENAVGNADNQGFDGESMEIIHVAAHKVGETRGRKPRAMGRATEWNSPEVDVELILEEVEN; encoded by the coding sequence ATGGGAATCAGCTACTCAATCGACCCGGACCCGGACACGACGGCGAAAGCGATGCTTCGGGAACGGCAGATGAGCCACAAGCACAGCAAGGCCATCGCCCGCGAGATCAAGGGCATGACCGCCGACGAGGCCACGGAGTACCTCGAAGCGGTCGTCAACGAAGAGCAGTCGGTGCCCTTCAAGTCCCACAACTCGGGCGTCGGCCACCGCAACGACATCGACGGCTGGGACGCCGGTCGCTTCCCCGAGAAGGCCAGCGAGGCCTTCCTCGACCTGCTGGAGAACGCGGTCGGCAACGCCGACAACCAGGGCTTCGACGGTGAGTCCATGGAGATCATCCACGTCGCCGCCCACAAGGTCGGCGAGACCCGCGGCCGCAAGCCCCGCGCGATGGGGCGGGCCACTGAGTGGAACTCCCCGGAAGTCGACGTCGAACTGATCCTCGAGGAGGTCGAGAACTGA
- a CDS encoding 50S ribosomal protein L32e: MTEDEDKSREGRGEDAHNDELEEEVAAEDDATQVDEEELAGDAAEREQAGDDELTDIAGVDTQTAATLRGAGYETTDDLAEASQDDLTDIEGIGNALAARIEAEVGDVEVDDETDAEVEGDDSAAEEADETYDDLTDISGVGDSKAAALEGEGYRTVDDVRGASQDDLSEVDGIGNALAARIKADVGGLEVSEETEAEVEDESPEPEEAEDVETELQARGLTEKTPDLSENEQRLLNQRGREGKPQFNRQDYHKKKRVPTSWRRPRGQLSKQRRGIKGKGDTVQAGFRTPKAVRGKHPSGFEEVRVHNVDDLEGVDGDREAVRIASKVGGRKRERIEEEAEDRGVRVLNPTYVEVEVEE, encoded by the coding sequence ATGACAGAAGACGAAGACAAGAGCAGAGAGGGACGTGGTGAGGACGCTCACAACGACGAACTCGAAGAGGAAGTCGCCGCCGAAGACGACGCCACGCAGGTCGACGAGGAAGAACTCGCCGGCGACGCCGCCGAGCGTGAGCAGGCTGGCGACGACGAACTGACCGACATCGCGGGCGTCGACACCCAGACCGCTGCGACCCTTCGCGGGGCCGGCTACGAGACGACCGACGACCTCGCGGAGGCGAGTCAGGACGACCTGACCGACATCGAGGGCATCGGCAACGCACTGGCGGCCCGCATCGAGGCCGAGGTCGGCGACGTGGAAGTCGACGACGAGACCGACGCGGAGGTCGAAGGCGACGACTCGGCGGCCGAGGAGGCCGACGAGACCTACGACGACCTGACCGACATCAGCGGCGTCGGCGACTCGAAGGCGGCCGCGCTGGAAGGCGAAGGCTACCGGACGGTCGACGACGTTCGCGGTGCGAGCCAGGACGACCTGTCCGAAGTCGACGGCATCGGCAACGCGCTGGCGGCCCGCATCAAGGCGGACGTGGGCGGACTCGAAGTCAGCGAGGAGACCGAGGCCGAAGTCGAAGACGAGTCGCCCGAACCAGAGGAGGCCGAGGACGTCGAGACGGAACTCCAGGCCCGCGGGCTGACCGAGAAGACGCCGGACCTCTCCGAGAACGAGCAGCGGCTCCTTAACCAGCGGGGACGCGAAGGCAAACCGCAGTTCAACCGCCAGGACTACCACAAGAAAAAGCGGGTGCCCACCTCGTGGCGTCGCCCACGCGGCCAGCTCTCGAAGCAGCGCCGCGGCATCAAGGGCAAAGGCGACACGGTTCAGGCCGGGTTCCGCACCCCGAAAGCGGTTCGGGGCAAACACCCGAGCGGCTTCGAGGAGGTTCGCGTCCACAACGTGGACGACCTCGAAGGCGTCGACGGCGACCGCGAGGCGGTCCGGATCGCCTCGAAGGTCGGCGGCCGCAAGCGCGAACGCATCGAAGAGGAAGCCGAGGACCGCGGCGTGCGCGTCCTCAACCCCACCTACGTCGAAGTGGAGGTCGAAGAATGA
- a CDS encoding 50S ribosomal protein L14, translating into MEALGADVTQGLEKGSLITCADNTGARQLKVVSISGYSGTLNRHPKAGLGDKITVSVTKGTPEMRRQVLEAVVVRQRKPIRRPDGTRVKFEDNAAVIIDENEEPRGTEIKGPIAREVAERFGSIASTATMIV; encoded by the coding sequence ATGGAGGCACTCGGTGCCGACGTCACCCAGGGCCTCGAGAAGGGCTCGCTGATCACGTGTGCCGACAACACAGGCGCACGCCAGCTCAAGGTGGTCAGCATCTCGGGGTACTCCGGGACGCTGAACCGCCACCCGAAAGCGGGCCTCGGTGACAAGATCACCGTCTCGGTCACCAAGGGGACGCCGGAGATGCGTCGCCAGGTGCTCGAAGCGGTGGTCGTCCGCCAGCGCAAGCCGATCCGGCGGCCGGACGGCACACGCGTGAAGTTCGAGGACAACGCGGCGGTCATCATCGACGAGAACGAGGAACCCCGCGGGACCGAGATCAAGGGTCCCATCGCTCGCGAGGTCGCCGAACGGTTCGGCTCCATCGCGAGCACGGCTACGATGATAGTATGA
- the rpmC gene encoding 50S ribosomal protein L29, with the protein MTIIHTDEIRDMTPPERQAELEDLETELLNTRAVQAAGGRPENPGEIKEIRKAIARIKTIQREEGDLDEE; encoded by the coding sequence ATGACGATCATCCACACCGACGAGATCCGCGACATGACGCCGCCTGAACGGCAGGCGGAACTCGAGGATCTGGAGACGGAACTGCTGAACACCCGGGCCGTGCAGGCCGCGGGTGGTCGCCCGGAGAATCCGGGCGAGATCAAAGAGATCAGGAAAGCCATCGCCCGGATCAAGACGATCCAGCGCGAAGAAGGCGACCTGGACGAGGAATAA